From the genome of Leptolyngbya iicbica LK, one region includes:
- a CDS encoding IS4 family transposase: MSKPHKRRGNPDFRRFVTPPAPSSEALEQRLIAWLTPGTFANLKTVNDNGRQLRDRTLTLSVMAALVVSLVYRQVRYLSDIVRLLEQAGLLWVPAQSVTKQAVSERFRTLPAALFMEMFEHVVSRIRASPQPGGGGAYQSVSERFSAIWIADGSTMSRLQRRLAQPQPLKSNPLAGKIMMVVEALSHRPVKVWHDDHPQRSDMSWSDEFTALLPVGGLLIVDMGFFAFPWFDAMTTAKKCFLTRLKQKVNYQVVRGLSQGPCYRDELIEMGLGRHPCEHPVRLVSVLWGQTWYRYLTNVLDPDVLSAQQVCDLYRRRWRIEEAFLLTKRLLGLAYLWVGGSNGVKIQIYATWTFYAVLNDLCAEVAIALKQPIEMISVEMVFRSLYHYAQAKQREDETELIPFLVKFHQSFGLIKTKRRRQLKQQTQSVDIWTETLT; the protein is encoded by the coding sequence ATGAGCAAACCTCACAAACGCCGAGGCAATCCTGACTTTCGGCGGTTTGTAACGCCACCGGCCCCCTCGAGCGAGGCGCTGGAACAGCGGTTGATTGCCTGGTTGACGCCGGGTACCTTTGCCAACCTCAAGACCGTCAACGATAACGGTCGTCAGCTTCGAGATCGAACGCTCACGCTGTCGGTCATGGCGGCGCTGGTGGTGAGTCTGGTGTATCGCCAAGTGCGCTATTTGTCAGACATCGTGCGCCTACTGGAGCAAGCGGGATTGCTGTGGGTGCCGGCGCAATCGGTCACGAAACAAGCGGTCTCTGAGCGTTTCAGGACTCTGCCGGCGGCGTTATTTATGGAGATGTTTGAGCACGTTGTCAGCCGCATTCGCGCCAGTCCCCAGCCCGGCGGCGGCGGGGCTTATCAAAGCGTGTCAGAGCGCTTCAGTGCCATTTGGATTGCCGATGGTTCGACGATGTCGCGCCTACAGCGTCGGCTCGCTCAGCCGCAACCCCTCAAGTCGAACCCGTTGGCCGGCAAAATCATGATGGTGGTGGAAGCGCTGAGCCATCGGCCGGTGAAGGTTTGGCACGATGACCATCCGCAACGCTCCGATATGAGCTGGAGCGATGAGTTCACCGCACTCTTGCCCGTGGGTGGACTCTTGATTGTCGATATGGGCTTTTTCGCCTTTCCTTGGTTTGATGCGATGACGACGGCGAAGAAGTGCTTTTTAACGCGTCTCAAACAGAAGGTGAACTACCAGGTCGTGCGGGGGCTCTCGCAGGGACCCTGCTACCGGGATGAGCTCATTGAGATGGGATTGGGCCGTCATCCCTGTGAGCATCCAGTCCGACTCGTTTCAGTGCTATGGGGCCAGACTTGGTATCGATACCTCACCAATGTCCTGGACCCAGACGTGCTGTCCGCGCAGCAGGTTTGTGACCTCTATCGGCGGCGCTGGCGGATTGAAGAAGCATTTTTGCTCACCAAACGGTTGTTAGGCTTAGCTTACTTGTGGGTCGGTGGCAGTAATGGCGTCAAAATTCAAATCTATGCCACCTGGACGTTTTATGCGGTGCTCAATGACCTCTGCGCGGAAGTGGCGATTGCCTTAAAACAGCCGATAGAGATGATTTCGGTAGAAATGGTGTTTCGTAGCCTTTATCACTATGCCCAGGCAAAGCAAAGAGAGGATGAAACCGAATTGATTCCGTTCTTGGTCAAGTTTCACCAATCGTTTGGGCTCATTAAAACTAAACGAAGGCGACAACTGAAACAGCAAACACAATCTGTTGACATTTGGACTGAGACCCTAACTTGA
- the ndhN gene encoding NAD(P)H-quinone oxidoreductase subunit N, with protein MALITTGKRFIKDLESAGALAVRAPLEGGFEGRYQRRLRAAGYECVNLTVKGLGDLSAYLTDIHGVRPAHLGKKTIGQSAAVGYRYYIPPIISYRMEGMSPKAKGMVLWLIEGNILSQQEIAYLTELPKTMPNVKVVLEMGGDRVFSWQPLEKELAA; from the coding sequence ATGGCATTGATCACTACTGGCAAGCGCTTTATCAAAGACCTCGAATCTGCTGGTGCTTTAGCTGTGAGGGCTCCCCTAGAAGGGGGCTTTGAAGGGCGATATCAGCGCCGTTTGCGAGCTGCGGGCTACGAGTGTGTAAATTTAACGGTCAAGGGATTGGGTGATCTGTCGGCCTACCTGACCGATATCCATGGTGTGCGCCCGGCTCACTTAGGCAAGAAAACGATTGGCCAATCAGCGGCAGTGGGGTATCGCTATTACATCCCCCCCATTATCAGCTACCGCATGGAAGGAATGTCGCCCAAGGCGAAAGGCATGGTGCTCTGGCTGATTGAAGGAAACATTTTGTCCCAGCAAGAAATTGCTTACCTGACTGAGCTGCCCAAAACGATGCCCAATGTCAAAGTGGTGCTGGAAATGGGGGGCGATCGCGTCTTTAGCTGGCAACCTTTAGAAAAAGAACTCGCGGCCTAG
- a CDS encoding glycosyltransferase family 4 protein: MRILIYSYNYHPEPIGIAPLMTELAEGLVKRGHEVRVITAMPNYPERKIYPAYRGKWFATEEKNGVTIQRCYVWIRPNPGLSTRLLLEGSFVGLSLIKALQGWRPDVILNTSPSLPVAVPVALLKLIYRCPTVLNLQDILPEAAVQTGLISNPLAIRAFEILEKFAYRSATQISVIAEGFRQNLLGKGVRDSKMKIISNWVDVNFIRPMPKYENAFRQANGLENKFVVLYSGNIARTQGIQTVIRAAARLQHIEDLVFVIVGEESQLSDLDELRQELGVQNVLLRPFAPRAELPEMLAAADVGLIMQKRNVVGFNMPSKTQVLLASGRPILAAVPDHGTAAQAIRASGGGLVVEPENPSKLAKAIQHLYENPEVAEKLGRQGRHHALSEYSFEQALNRYETLFKQLVEGKRSQTPYGKMTPQMASAEAVSSNQLPPRV; this comes from the coding sequence CCGGAGCGGAAAATTTATCCCGCTTATCGAGGCAAATGGTTTGCGACAGAGGAGAAAAACGGCGTCACTATTCAACGATGCTATGTCTGGATTCGGCCGAATCCAGGGCTCTCTACACGATTGCTGTTGGAAGGTAGCTTTGTGGGGCTCAGTCTCATCAAAGCGTTACAGGGCTGGCGACCTGATGTAATTTTGAACACCAGTCCGTCTTTGCCAGTAGCGGTACCGGTAGCTCTGCTCAAACTGATCTATCGATGTCCGACCGTCCTCAATTTGCAAGACATTTTGCCCGAAGCGGCAGTTCAGACGGGGCTAATTAGTAATCCGTTGGCAATTCGGGCCTTTGAAATTTTAGAAAAGTTTGCCTATCGCTCTGCCACTCAAATCAGCGTGATTGCCGAAGGCTTTCGGCAAAACCTGCTGGGCAAAGGCGTCCGCGACAGCAAGATGAAAATTATTTCCAACTGGGTGGATGTGAACTTCATCCGGCCCATGCCTAAATATGAGAATGCCTTCCGTCAGGCCAACGGCTTAGAGAATAAGTTTGTTGTGCTTTACTCGGGTAACATTGCGCGAACCCAAGGCATTCAAACCGTGATTCGAGCGGCCGCCCGACTACAGCATATTGAGGACCTGGTCTTTGTAATTGTTGGCGAAGAAAGCCAGCTTTCTGATTTGGATGAACTGCGACAAGAGTTGGGTGTGCAAAACGTTCTGCTTCGACCGTTTGCTCCCCGAGCTGAGTTGCCGGAAATGCTGGCAGCGGCTGATGTGGGGCTGATTATGCAAAAGCGGAATGTGGTGGGCTTCAATATGCCATCGAAAACTCAGGTGCTGCTGGCGAGTGGGCGGCCCATTCTGGCCGCAGTGCCCGATCATGGCACGGCAGCACAAGCGATTCGCGCAAGTGGCGGTGGCCTAGTCGTCGAGCCAGAAAATCCCAGTAAGCTGGCAAAGGCCATTCAGCACCTCTACGAAAACCCTGAAGTTGCTGAAAAGCTAGGCCGCCAGGGACGGCACCATGCTCTGAGCGAATATTCCTTCGAACAGGCACTCAATCGATATGAGACGCTCTTTAAGCAATTGGTTGAAGGCAAGCGCTCTCAGACCCCTTACGGTAAGATGACTCCTCAAATGGCCTCAGCAGAAGCGGTTTCGAGCAATCAGCTACCGCCTCGGGTGTAA